A window from Micromonospora terminaliae encodes these proteins:
- a CDS encoding VOC family protein — protein sequence MHDLAWLEFQKPDLERAEIFARAFGFTTSLRTPDELHLRGTDPGSPCVLIRRGPRSRFIGPAFRAADSQDVLRLAEATGRPMTPLPESLGGVTVDLVDPSGARVRVVADTHELPALSAQSPLPFNVGHDVARVNVTQRPPREPATVQRLGHVVLQTTKYLETLNWYLEHLGLIVSDFLYHQGQRERGPVMSFIRCDRGSTPTDHHTLAMTLGPANRYVHSAFQVPDLDALAAGGEYLREWGYQRSWGIGRHIQGSQIFDYWRDPDGFLVEHFTDGDLFDCTLEPGWAPMAASGLAQWGPPATKDFLGMRPGRESLRELRAVIGALREDNEFDLHRLRGLMKAFTS from the coding sequence GTGCACGACCTGGCCTGGCTGGAGTTCCAGAAGCCTGATCTGGAGCGCGCCGAGATCTTCGCCCGGGCCTTCGGCTTCACGACGTCGCTGCGCACCCCAGACGAGCTGCATCTGCGCGGCACGGACCCGGGTTCGCCCTGCGTGCTCATCCGCCGGGGCCCGCGGTCGCGGTTCATCGGCCCCGCCTTCAGGGCCGCCGACTCGCAGGACGTGCTGCGCCTCGCGGAGGCGACCGGGCGACCGATGACCCCCCTCCCCGAGAGCCTGGGCGGGGTCACGGTGGATCTGGTCGACCCGAGCGGGGCCCGCGTCCGCGTGGTCGCGGACACGCACGAGCTGCCTGCGCTGTCCGCGCAGTCGCCGTTGCCCTTCAACGTCGGGCACGACGTGGCGCGGGTGAACGTCACCCAGCGGCCGCCGCGGGAGCCGGCCACGGTACAGCGACTCGGTCACGTCGTGCTGCAGACGACCAAGTACCTCGAGACGCTCAACTGGTACCTGGAGCACCTGGGTCTGATCGTCAGCGACTTCCTGTATCACCAGGGCCAGCGTGAGCGCGGTCCGGTCATGAGCTTCATCCGCTGTGACCGCGGCAGCACGCCCACCGACCATCACACGCTCGCGATGACCCTCGGCCCGGCCAACCGGTACGTGCACTCCGCCTTCCAGGTCCCCGACCTGGACGCGCTGGCCGCCGGCGGGGAGTACCTGCGCGAATGGGGCTACCAGCGGTCCTGGGGAATCGGGCGGCACATCCAGGGCAGCCAGATCTTCGACTACTGGCGCGACCCGGACGGCTTCCTTGTCGAGCACTTCACCGACGGCGACCTGTTCGACTGCACGCTGGAACCGGGTTGGGCGCCAATGGCCGCCTCCGGGCTCGCCCAGTGGGGTCCGCCCGCCACCAAGGATTTTCTCGGCATGCGACCCGGCCGGGAATCGCTTCGCGAGCTGCGCGCGGTCATCGGCGCGCTGCGCGAGGACAACGAATTCGACCTCCACCGCCTGCGCGGCCTGATGAAAGCGTTCACCTCATGA
- a CDS encoding TetR/AcrR family transcriptional regulator, whose product MAQQTRHAPNRLERRKARTRCALVRAAQAFIAAGKLNVPILELTQAADVGMGSFYNHFDSREQLFQAAVEDALDRYGTLLDELTVGLDDPAHVFAQSFRLTGRLHRRSPELSKVLLNNGLALATSGKGLAPRARRDIEDGVRAGRFRIRDPELAMVIVAGAALCLGQLLHDHPERDDAAASDQVTEDVLRMLGLAADEAHDICQRPLPDLNGRRP is encoded by the coding sequence ATGGCGCAGCAGACCAGGCACGCTCCGAACCGCCTGGAACGGCGCAAAGCACGTACCCGTTGCGCGCTCGTGCGCGCGGCCCAGGCCTTCATCGCCGCCGGCAAGCTCAACGTCCCGATCCTGGAACTCACCCAGGCCGCTGATGTGGGGATGGGCTCGTTCTACAACCACTTCGACAGCAGGGAGCAGCTCTTCCAGGCCGCGGTGGAAGATGCACTCGACCGCTATGGCACCCTGCTCGACGAACTGACCGTCGGCTTGGACGACCCGGCTCACGTCTTCGCGCAGAGCTTCCGGCTGACCGGACGTCTCCATCGGCGGAGTCCCGAACTGAGCAAGGTCCTGCTCAACAACGGCCTGGCGCTGGCCACCTCAGGCAAGGGGCTCGCGCCGCGCGCCCGACGCGACATCGAGGACGGAGTGCGCGCCGGCCGGTTCCGCATCCGCGACCCGGAACTGGCGATGGTGATCGTGGCCGGAGCCGCGCTGTGCCTCGGCCAACTGCTGCACGACCACCCGGAACGCGACGACGCCGCAGCCAGCGACCAGGTGACCGAGGACGTGCTGCGGATGCTCGGCCTCGCGGCCGACGAGGCCCACGACATCTGCCAACGCCCGCTCCCGGACCTGAATGGCCGTCGCCCGTAG
- a CDS encoding fumarylacetoacetate hydrolase family protein has protein sequence MSTSVLRTADAWWVLTPTGAAKVQTSATTTAELLADRPAIAAAATSSDTVPVDDLALVSPVTAPCRVVAQMTNFASHVKDTNGNPESVPLTFFRKTSGSISGPFADVVRPAHVRLLDYEVEIGLVFGREMPVGTSVTEDNLADYVAGLVVTNDVSARDVQLPQTQFYEAKSYPTFTPVGPALVLLDADELKRFTDLRLKLWVNGELRQDMPATDMIYTPVQAVQALTRFQRIDAGDLLLTGTPVGTALSAPPKPVMFLVSLLPPAVKWKMFFKGQVRNPRYLQDGDVVEAAVATDDAAIDLGRQRTVVRYAG, from the coding sequence ATGAGCACCTCCGTCCTGCGCACCGCCGACGCCTGGTGGGTGCTCACCCCCACCGGCGCCGCCAAGGTGCAGACCAGCGCCACCACCACTGCCGAACTGCTGGCGGACCGGCCGGCGATCGCCGCGGCCGCGACGAGCAGCGACACCGTTCCGGTGGACGACCTCGCGCTGGTCTCCCCGGTGACCGCACCCTGCCGCGTCGTCGCCCAGATGACGAACTTCGCCTCGCACGTCAAGGACACCAACGGCAACCCCGAATCCGTCCCCCTGACGTTCTTCCGCAAGACCTCGGGCTCGATCAGCGGGCCGTTCGCCGACGTCGTCCGGCCCGCCCACGTGCGGCTGCTGGACTACGAGGTGGAGATCGGGCTGGTCTTCGGTCGGGAGATGCCGGTCGGCACTTCGGTCACCGAGGACAACCTCGCCGACTACGTCGCAGGCCTGGTCGTCACCAACGACGTCTCGGCACGCGACGTCCAGCTTCCCCAGACCCAGTTCTACGAGGCCAAGTCCTACCCGACCTTCACCCCGGTCGGCCCCGCGCTGGTGCTGCTCGACGCCGACGAACTCAAGCGGTTCACCGACCTCCGGCTGAAGCTGTGGGTCAACGGCGAACTGCGGCAGGACATGCCCGCCACGGACATGATCTACACGCCGGTGCAGGCGGTGCAGGCGCTGACCCGCTTCCAGCGGATCGACGCTGGCGATCTGCTGCTGACCGGCACGCCGGTCGGGACCGCCCTGAGCGCGCCGCCGAAGCCGGTCATGTTCCTCGTCTCGCTGCTGCCCCCCGCGGTGAAGTGGAAGATGTTCTTCAAGGGCCAGGTTCGGAACCCCAGGTACCTCCAGGACGGCGACGTCGTCGAGGCCGCCGTCGCGACCGACGACGCCGCGATCGACCTGGGCCGGCAGCGCACGGTCGTGAGGTACGCCGGATGA
- a CDS encoding DoxX family protein encodes MTLAASILAVLLALAFLALGTAKIRAVQPMRELAAEAGFSVAAYRRIGLLEVAAAVGLLIGLLAPLLGAAAGAGLLLLLTGALVVHLRKGDGPQKYAPALVCGLLAAAYLVLQLLTR; translated from the coding sequence ATGACCCTCGCTGCTTCCATCCTCGCGGTACTGCTCGCGTTGGCCTTCCTCGCCCTGGGCACGGCCAAGATCCGGGCCGTGCAACCGATGCGGGAGCTGGCCGCGGAGGCGGGTTTCTCCGTGGCGGCCTACCGGCGCATCGGCCTCCTCGAGGTCGCTGCGGCGGTCGGCCTGCTCATCGGCCTGCTCGCGCCGCTTCTCGGTGCTGCCGCCGGTGCCGGGCTGCTGCTTCTGCTCACCGGGGCCCTCGTGGTGCACTTGCGCAAGGGAGACGGCCCGCAGAAGTACGCACCGGCCCTCGTCTGCGGGCTCCTCGCCGCCGCCTACCTCGTTCTTCAGTTGCTGACGCGATGA
- a CDS encoding FUSC family protein: MAAERRGPARPDAAHAKALVAKARRRGGEAGRLRLRLLTIILVVAAQCGLAATLSWGLAHDVLGRPAPIFAPSAAVGTIVASLGQRALRTAEMMLGVGLGLLVSDLLIRSIGFGPWQIGVVVMLSIAVALLMTGRSGALVAQAGSTAVLIATFAHIEQGLEWKRVVDAGVGGAVGLIVVALLLPVNPIRVLEQAVAPVVATLHAQLQEVAQALAERDQERAMRALDQLGGLEPDLGRLHEALAGAEEVTIIAPARWRRRTDVEHYRHGIQQLDRMTLACRALTRWAATTLQYDEPVPEELPAAVERLAEAVQLLAREARHAGPFDQTRAAVLDGARLAGQAYHRGAKPFADAMVIQLRTLASDLLRATGYEPATANQMVREAATA; the protein is encoded by the coding sequence ATGGCGGCTGAACGGCGCGGTCCGGCTCGCCCCGACGCCGCGCATGCCAAGGCGTTGGTCGCGAAGGCTCGGCGTCGCGGTGGCGAAGCAGGTCGGCTGCGGCTGCGACTGTTGACGATCATTCTCGTCGTCGCAGCGCAGTGTGGGCTGGCCGCGACGTTGTCCTGGGGGCTGGCGCACGATGTCCTGGGTCGCCCCGCGCCAATCTTCGCGCCCAGCGCTGCCGTCGGCACCATCGTCGCGTCGCTCGGGCAGCGCGCCCTCCGCACCGCCGAGATGATGCTGGGCGTCGGGCTGGGCCTGCTCGTCAGTGATCTTCTCATCCGTTCCATCGGGTTCGGGCCCTGGCAGATCGGCGTGGTGGTGATGCTGTCCATCGCGGTGGCCCTGTTGATGACCGGTCGCAGCGGTGCGCTGGTCGCTCAGGCGGGCAGTACCGCCGTGCTGATCGCCACGTTCGCCCACATCGAGCAGGGCCTCGAATGGAAGCGCGTCGTTGACGCCGGAGTGGGCGGTGCCGTCGGGCTGATCGTGGTGGCGTTGCTGCTACCGGTCAACCCGATACGCGTTCTTGAGCAGGCTGTCGCACCGGTCGTCGCTACCCTCCACGCGCAACTGCAAGAGGTTGCACAAGCACTCGCCGAGCGTGATCAGGAACGGGCAATGCGAGCCTTGGACCAGCTCGGTGGGCTGGAACCCGACCTCGGCCGGCTGCACGAGGCCCTTGCCGGCGCCGAGGAGGTAACGATCATCGCGCCGGCCCGTTGGAGGCGCCGGACCGATGTCGAGCACTACCGGCACGGGATTCAGCAACTCGATCGAATGACCCTCGCGTGCCGGGCGCTGACCCGCTGGGCCGCGACCACGCTGCAATACGACGAGCCGGTGCCGGAGGAGCTTCCCGCCGCCGTGGAGCGGCTCGCCGAGGCGGTCCAGCTGCTGGCGCGAGAGGCGCGACACGCTGGGCCGTTCGACCAGACGCGGGCCGCGGTGCTGGACGGCGCCCGCCTGGCAGGCCAGGCGTATCACCGGGGCGCCAAGCCGTTCGCGGATGCCATGGTGATCCAGCTTCGCACGTTGGCGAGTGACCTGCTTCGGGCGACCGGGTATGAGCCGGCGACGGCCAACCAGATGGTGCGCGAGGCGGCCACTGCCTAG
- a CDS encoding acyl-CoA synthetase — MTEDLLWPDYATPDGLAAIEAVPLEARGLPESTYALLSRAATCWPDRTALTVLPDATRWRGPLRRTFAELLAEVHRVANLFHDLGVRRGDAVALMSPNCADLITATLAAQLAGIAAPMGSGLSRQHLAELLRRSGARVLVTAGPELAPATWDTAQALARDGLLDAILVLRPTGAAGAREPLPAIHGVRIGYLGELAAAQDPAAFGGDLPRSADLAAMFHTGGTTGAPKLAAHTHGNEVADAWMLAASSLFDQESVVFAALPLFHVNALVVTLLTPLFKGQSAVWAGPLGYRDPALYGSFWKIVEHYRIVAMSAVPTVYAALAQIPVDADISSLQVPLVGASPLPAAVRDSFHARTGITLTEGYGLTEATCASARTFPDVSRPGSVGQRLPYQSVRVVAADGTWDELPAGETGILAISGPTVFPGYVTDRDENGPVLDGLGKLVDGWLDTGDLARVDEDGFVYLSGRAKDLIIRGGHNIDPATVEDALLAHPQVTAASAVGRPDVHAGEVPVAYVTLGSGATVTEEELCAWARERVPDRAAAPRTVTVLDELPVTAVGKLYKLGLRADAAHRELRAALEGAAGVHDIEATIEGSSIVATVKISPSAEDAVKAILGRYAVEWRLVVMS; from the coding sequence ATGACCGAGGACCTGCTGTGGCCGGACTACGCCACGCCCGACGGCCTGGCCGCGATCGAGGCTGTGCCGCTCGAGGCGCGGGGCCTGCCCGAGTCGACGTACGCGCTGCTCTCGCGGGCGGCGACGTGCTGGCCGGACCGTACGGCGCTCACCGTCCTGCCCGACGCCACCCGCTGGCGGGGGCCGCTGCGCCGTACCTTCGCCGAGCTCTTGGCGGAGGTTCACCGGGTCGCGAACCTGTTCCACGACCTCGGCGTGCGGCGGGGTGACGCGGTCGCCCTGATGTCGCCCAACTGCGCCGATCTGATCACCGCGACGCTGGCCGCGCAGCTCGCCGGGATCGCGGCGCCGATGGGCAGCGGCCTGTCGCGGCAGCACCTCGCCGAACTCCTCCGGCGCTCCGGCGCCCGCGTGCTGGTCACGGCCGGGCCGGAGCTGGCGCCGGCCACCTGGGACACCGCGCAGGCGCTCGCCCGGGACGGTCTGCTCGACGCGATCCTCGTGCTGCGGCCCACCGGCGCCGCCGGCGCGCGCGAGCCGCTTCCCGCCATCCACGGGGTGCGCATCGGCTACCTCGGCGAGCTTGCCGCGGCCCAGGATCCCGCCGCCTTCGGCGGTGACCTGCCTCGGTCCGCCGACCTGGCCGCGATGTTCCACACCGGCGGGACCACCGGCGCCCCGAAGCTGGCCGCGCACACGCACGGCAACGAGGTCGCCGACGCGTGGATGCTGGCCGCCAGCTCCCTGTTCGATCAGGAGAGCGTGGTCTTCGCCGCCCTTCCGCTCTTCCACGTGAACGCACTCGTGGTCACCCTGCTCACGCCCCTGTTCAAGGGGCAGAGCGCGGTGTGGGCCGGTCCGCTCGGCTATCGCGATCCCGCGCTGTACGGCTCATTCTGGAAGATCGTGGAGCACTATCGAATCGTCGCCATGAGCGCCGTGCCCACGGTGTACGCAGCGCTGGCGCAGATCCCGGTCGACGCTGACATCAGCAGCCTGCAGGTTCCGTTGGTGGGGGCCTCACCGCTGCCCGCCGCGGTCCGGGACAGCTTTCACGCCCGCACCGGGATCACCCTGACCGAGGGCTACGGGCTGACCGAGGCGACGTGCGCGAGCGCGCGCACCTTCCCCGACGTGTCACGGCCCGGCTCGGTCGGCCAGCGCCTGCCCTACCAGTCGGTGCGGGTGGTCGCCGCGGACGGGACGTGGGACGAGCTACCCGCCGGCGAGACGGGCATTCTGGCGATCAGCGGCCCGACCGTCTTCCCCGGCTACGTCACCGACCGCGACGAGAACGGCCCGGTCCTGGACGGCCTGGGCAAGCTGGTCGACGGCTGGCTGGACACCGGCGACCTCGCACGCGTCGACGAGGACGGGTTCGTCTACCTTTCCGGCCGGGCCAAGGACCTGATCATCCGCGGCGGGCACAACATCGACCCCGCCACCGTCGAGGACGCGCTGCTGGCCCACCCGCAGGTGACCGCGGCCAGCGCGGTCGGACGCCCTGACGTCCACGCTGGCGAGGTACCCGTCGCCTACGTCACCCTCGGGTCCGGCGCCACGGTCACGGAGGAGGAACTGTGCGCCTGGGCGCGCGAGCGGGTGCCTGACCGCGCCGCCGCGCCCAGGACCGTCACGGTCCTCGACGAGCTGCCCGTCACCGCCGTCGGCAAGCTCTACAAGCTCGGGCTGCGGGCGGACGCCGCCCACAGGGAACTCCGCGCGGCACTCGAAGGGGCCGCCGGCGTGCACGACATCGAGGCCACGATCGAGGGCAGCTCCATCGTGGCCACCGTCAAGATTTCTCCCTCCGCCGAGGATGCCGTCAAGGCGATTTTGGGCCGTTATGCCGTCGAATGGCGATTGGTGGTTATGTCATGA